A portion of the Chryseobacterium tructae genome contains these proteins:
- a CDS encoding aspartate aminotransferase family protein: MNLFNVYPLFNINPVKAQGSFLWDDKGEKYLDFYGGHAVISIGHNHPHYQNKLKEQLEKISFYSNSVQNELQVELADKLGKLSGYEDYNLFLCNSGAEANENALKLASFHNGKSKVLYFSGSFHGRTSAAVSVTDNPKIVAPVNFSERFIKSEWNDVKQLEETFAVHGNEISSVIIEGIQGVGGIMIPTEEFLSKIKELCEKYDAVLILDEVQSGYGRSGYFFAHQEFGIQADIITTAKGMGNGFPVGGVLISPKFQASNGLLGTTFGGNHLACVASIAVLDVMKDENLIENTQQMGEYIENEIKDLPHIKSIRRKGLMIGIELDRDCSEIRKSLLFDHHIFTGNSNDKSVLRILPALNIKKEETDLFINALKTVLESIED; encoded by the coding sequence ATGAATTTATTCAACGTATATCCATTATTCAACATAAATCCGGTTAAAGCTCAGGGGTCTTTCCTTTGGGATGATAAAGGTGAAAAATATCTTGACTTCTACGGAGGACATGCTGTAATCTCTATTGGCCATAACCATCCGCACTACCAAAATAAATTGAAAGAACAATTGGAAAAGATTTCTTTCTATTCTAACTCTGTTCAGAATGAATTGCAGGTAGAACTGGCTGATAAACTGGGAAAACTTTCAGGATATGAAGACTACAACCTTTTCCTGTGTAATTCAGGTGCTGAGGCTAATGAAAATGCATTAAAGCTTGCTTCTTTTCACAATGGAAAAAGTAAAGTGCTTTATTTCTCAGGATCATTTCACGGAAGAACTTCTGCGGCAGTTTCTGTAACGGATAACCCGAAAATTGTTGCTCCGGTAAACTTTTCAGAACGATTCATTAAATCTGAATGGAATGATGTTAAGCAGCTCGAAGAAACTTTTGCAGTACATGGAAATGAAATTTCTTCAGTAATTATTGAAGGAATCCAGGGTGTAGGCGGAATTATGATTCCGACGGAAGAATTTTTATCTAAAATTAAAGAACTGTGTGAGAAATATGATGCTGTTTTGATCTTGGATGAAGTACAGTCGGGATATGGAAGAAGCGGATACTTCTTTGCCCATCAGGAATTCGGGATTCAAGCAGATATTATTACCACAGCTAAAGGAATGGGGAACGGATTTCCGGTTGGCGGAGTTTTGATTAGTCCTAAATTCCAGGCTAGTAATGGCTTGCTGGGAACTACTTTTGGAGGAAATCACTTAGCTTGTGTAGCTTCCATTGCTGTTCTGGATGTCATGAAAGATGAAAATCTTATCGAAAATACTCAGCAAATGGGCGAGTATATTGAAAATGAAATTAAAGATTTACCCCATATTAAATCCATTCGAAGGAAAGGATTGATGATCGGAATAGAACTCGACAGAGACTGTTCAGAGATAAGGAAAAGCTTACTGTTCGATCATCATATTTTCACTGGAAACTCAAACGATAAAAGTGTTTTAAGGATTCTTCCGGCACTGAATATCAAAAAAGAGGAAACGGATCTTTTTATCAATGCTTTGAAAACAGTGTTAGAAAGTATTGAAGATTAA